From a region of the Ostrinia nubilalis chromosome 18, ilOstNubi1.1, whole genome shotgun sequence genome:
- the LOC135080637 gene encoding uncharacterized protein LOC135080637, translating to MQMCSRCVECDNIILDNFNYCECCGLETIRQIRINKARALSNLFPKKQKVASAASQDLFDDFQVDNQELTLIEDSLMIDDASSDNKKKQLLSVSSDDASSNNKEKQLLSVSSDFISLEEEEKENISNGGQTPEKT from the exons atgcaaatgtgcagtcgatgtgtggaatgcgacaacattatactcg ataatttcaattattgcgaGTGTTGTGGCTTAGAAACAATTCGGCAGATAAGAATAAACAAGGCTCGGGCACTATCAAACCTTTTTCCTAAAAAGCAAAAAGTTGCTTCTGCTGCATCACAAGATTTATTTGATGACTTTCAG GTTGATAACCAAGAGTTGACGCTAATCGAGGATtcattgatgattgatgatgcttcttcggataacaagaaaaaacagctactgtcagtcagcagtgatgatgcttcttcgaacaacaaggaaaaacagctgctgtcagtcagcagtgattttatttctttagaagaagaagagaaagaaaacaTATCAAATGGCGGACAGAcccccgaaaaaacgtaa